In the genome of Bradyrhizobium sp. CIAT3101, one region contains:
- the pqqB gene encoding pyrroloquinoline quinone biosynthesis protein PqqB produces MLRVVVLGAGAGGGVPQWNCGCEGCRAARAGGHELYRTQASVAFSGDGEHWFLINASPDLRQQLNATPQLHPKAGSLRHTPVAGVILTNSEVDAVAGLLSMREGSPFTVYAHEKVLAILASNSIFNVLNEKNVKRQPIGISEPFEPRLPDGARSGLEVLPFAVPGKSAWYLEGKAHPGGESGDGDTLGLKVTDKSTGKCFYFIAACAEITDALKAEIDGAALVFFDGTVWQDDEMIRAGLGHKTGKSMGHVAMSGHDGAIARLADLNIDRKMFLHINNSNPALLPASPERKTAEAAGWQIPADGTEIVL; encoded by the coding sequence ATGCTTCGCGTCGTCGTCCTGGGCGCCGGGGCTGGCGGCGGAGTCCCGCAATGGAATTGCGGGTGTGAGGGCTGCCGGGCGGCCCGTGCTGGCGGACATGAGCTTTATCGAACCCAGGCCTCGGTTGCCTTCAGCGGCGACGGCGAGCACTGGTTCCTGATCAACGCCTCCCCCGATCTTCGCCAGCAATTGAATGCCACGCCGCAGCTGCATCCCAAGGCAGGCAGCCTGCGCCATACGCCTGTCGCAGGCGTGATCCTGACCAACAGCGAAGTCGATGCGGTCGCGGGCCTGCTCTCGATGCGCGAGGGCTCGCCCTTCACGGTCTATGCGCATGAGAAGGTGCTGGCGATCCTGGCCAGCAACAGCATCTTCAACGTGCTGAACGAGAAGAACGTCAAGCGCCAGCCGATCGGCATCAGCGAGCCCTTCGAGCCGCGATTGCCCGACGGCGCGCGCTCAGGGCTCGAGGTGCTGCCGTTCGCCGTACCCGGCAAATCGGCCTGGTATCTCGAAGGCAAGGCGCATCCCGGCGGCGAAAGCGGCGATGGCGATACGCTGGGGCTGAAGGTCACCGACAAGTCGACCGGCAAGTGCTTCTACTTCATTGCCGCCTGCGCCGAAATCACCGATGCGCTCAAGGCCGAGATCGACGGTGCCGCGCTGGTGTTCTTCGACGGCACGGTCTGGCAGGATGACGAGATGATCAGGGCCGGGCTCGGCCACAAGACCGGCAAGAGCATGGGCCATGTCGCGATGTCCGGTCACGATGGCGCGATCGCGCGGCTGGCCGATCTCAATATCGACAGGAAGATGTTTCTGCATATCAACAACTCGAACCCGGCGCTGCTGCCGGCCTCGCCTGAACGCAAGACGGCTGAGGCCGCGGGCTGGCAGATACCCGCCGACGGAACGGAGATCGTGCTGTGA
- a CDS encoding amidase family protein, which produces MQDLWRLSAADLATLVKSRKVSAREAAKAGLDRLDAVNPKLNAVIDHRPDDVLKQADAVDAAIARGEDPGVLAGVPVTIKANVDQEGFATTNGLKLQRDLIAREDNPVVANFRKSGAVLLGRTNCPAFSYRWFTTNLVHGDTKNPRDAALTPGGSSGGAGSAVAAGIGHIAHGTDIAGSIRYPAYACGVHGLRPTLGRIPAFNPALPERPIGPQIMAVSGPLARTVNDLRISLAAMSARDARDPWYVPVPLEGEVREKRAAICLNPDGLATTPEVKAAVTDAGKRLERAGWTVEVIENTPPMREAVEWQRKLWLGDAYEAQLEMAEREGDPGALACLRGNRAKVTPMDQANYAQALTRRATLTRDWMLFFEKYAVVLTPVSGELPFPDHLDRKDAASFERVWEAQLPQIATPFMGLPGLVVSTGLVGKTPVGVHIVSGRYREDLCLLAGEAIEAGGVPASPIDPVG; this is translated from the coding sequence ATGCAAGATCTCTGGCGCCTGTCGGCCGCCGACCTCGCCACCCTCGTCAAATCCAGGAAGGTGTCCGCCCGGGAGGCGGCCAAGGCCGGCCTCGACCGCCTGGACGCCGTCAATCCAAAGCTGAACGCCGTGATCGACCACCGGCCCGATGACGTGCTCAAGCAGGCCGACGCCGTCGATGCCGCCATCGCGCGGGGCGAGGACCCCGGCGTGCTCGCCGGCGTGCCCGTCACCATCAAGGCCAATGTCGACCAGGAGGGCTTCGCCACCACCAACGGCCTGAAGCTCCAGCGCGACCTCATCGCGCGCGAGGACAACCCGGTGGTCGCCAACTTCCGCAAATCCGGCGCGGTTCTCCTTGGGCGCACCAATTGCCCGGCCTTTTCCTATCGCTGGTTCACCACCAATCTCGTCCACGGCGACACCAAGAATCCCCGCGATGCCGCGCTGACCCCGGGCGGCTCGTCCGGCGGCGCCGGCTCGGCGGTCGCGGCCGGCATCGGCCACATCGCCCATGGCACCGACATCGCCGGCTCGATCCGCTATCCCGCCTATGCCTGCGGCGTGCATGGCCTGCGCCCGACGCTCGGCCGCATCCCCGCTTTCAATCCGGCGCTGCCGGAACGTCCGATCGGCCCGCAGATCATGGCCGTGTCGGGCCCGCTGGCCCGCACGGTGAATGATTTGCGCATCTCGCTTGCCGCGATGTCGGCGCGCGACGCGCGCGATCCCTGGTATGTGCCGGTGCCGCTGGAAGGCGAGGTGCGCGAGAAGCGCGCTGCGATCTGTCTCAACCCGGATGGCCTCGCCACCACGCCCGAGGTGAAGGCGGCCGTGACCGACGCCGGCAAGCGCCTCGAGCGCGCCGGCTGGACCGTCGAGGTGATTGAAAACACCCCGCCGATGCGCGAAGCGGTCGAGTGGCAGCGAAAACTCTGGCTCGGCGATGCCTATGAGGCGCAGCTCGAAATGGCGGAGCGCGAGGGCGATCCCGGCGCACTGGCGTGCCTGCGCGGCAACCGCGCCAAGGTTACGCCGATGGACCAGGCCAACTACGCGCAGGCGCTGACCCGCCGCGCCACGCTGACCCGCGACTGGATGCTGTTCTTCGAAAAATACGCCGTGGTGCTGACGCCGGTCTCCGGCGAGCTGCCGTTCCCAGATCATCTCGACCGCAAGGATGCGGCCTCCTTCGAGCGCGTCTGGGAGGCGCAGCTGCCGCAGATCGCGACGCCGTTCATGGGCCTGCCGGGCCTCGTGGTCTCGACCGGTCTCGTCGGCAAGACGCCGGTCGGCGTGCACATTGTCTCCGGCCGCTATCGCGAGGATCTGTGTCTGCTCGCCGGCGAAGCGATCGAGGCGGGCGGTGTGCCGGCCTCGCCGATCGACCCCGTGGGTTAG
- a CDS encoding DUF3297 family protein encodes MSETIMSDEFPDRLSVDPNSPYYNADILSRDVGIRFKGIEKTNVEEYCISEGWVRVTAGNAKDRYGNPLTIKVHGPVEPYFRDKK; translated from the coding sequence ATGAGCGAGACAATCATGAGCGACGAATTTCCGGACCGCCTGTCGGTCGACCCCAACAGCCCCTATTACAACGCCGACATCCTGTCGCGCGACGTCGGCATCCGCTTCAAGGGCATCGAGAAGACCAATGTCGAGGAGTACTGCATCAGCGAAGGCTGGGTCCGCGTCACCGCAGGAAATGCCAAGGACCGCTACGGCAACCCGCTGACCATCAAGGTGCATGGTCCGGTCGAGCCGTATTTCCGGGACAAGAAGTAA
- the pqqD gene encoding pyrroloquinoline quinone biosynthesis peptide chaperone PqqD produces MAGPRNISVSEASRPVLPRHAKLKYDETRKVWVILAPERVLAPDEIAVEVLQLCDGKRSVGDVSDQLAAKYAAPRDAILADVIVMLQDLADKGFLTEAREKTP; encoded by the coding sequence ATGGCCGGGCCGCGGAACATCAGCGTCAGCGAGGCAAGCCGCCCCGTGCTGCCGCGGCATGCCAAGCTGAAATATGACGAGACGCGAAAAGTCTGGGTGATCCTGGCGCCGGAACGCGTGCTGGCGCCGGATGAGATCGCGGTCGAGGTCTTGCAGCTCTGCGACGGCAAGCGCAGCGTCGGTGACGTGTCCGACCAGCTGGCGGCGAAATACGCAGCGCCGCGCGACGCGATCCTGGCCGACGTCATCGTCATGCTGCAGGATCTCGCCGACAAGGGCTTTCTCACTGAAGCCCGGGAGAAGACGCCATGA
- the pqqC gene encoding pyrroloquinoline-quinone synthase PqqC codes for MNAASMTGMTALSVGKDIKLNSAEELEATLRHIGATRYHSLHPFHKLLHGGKLNKGQVQAWALNRYYYQSTIPIKDAVVISRFRDRATRLEWRHRIEDHDGDVGSEGGIERWLKLTTGLGLDPAYVESTEGILPATRFAVEAYVHYCREKSPLEAIASSLTELFAPNLHEERISGMLEHYDFVNPDIMSYFKRRLAQAPRDAGFALDYVKAHATTPEQRAQVCNALIFKTNVLWVQLDALQHAYVEGNIPPGAFVPKAG; via the coding sequence GTGAATGCCGCGTCCATGACTGGGATGACTGCGCTGTCGGTCGGCAAGGACATCAAGCTCAACTCGGCCGAGGAGCTTGAAGCGACGCTGCGCCACATCGGCGCGACGCGCTATCACAGCCTGCATCCGTTCCATAAGCTCCTGCACGGCGGCAAGCTCAACAAGGGGCAGGTGCAGGCCTGGGCGCTGAACCGCTACTATTACCAGAGCACGATTCCGATCAAGGACGCGGTGGTGATCTCGCGCTTCCGCGACCGTGCCACGCGGCTGGAATGGCGACATCGTATCGAGGATCATGACGGCGACGTCGGCTCCGAGGGCGGCATCGAGCGTTGGCTCAAGCTGACCACCGGCCTCGGCCTCGACCCGGCTTACGTGGAATCGACCGAAGGCATCCTGCCGGCGACGCGCTTCGCGGTGGAGGCTTACGTCCACTACTGCCGCGAGAAGTCGCCACTGGAGGCGATCGCCTCCTCGCTCACCGAGCTGTTCGCCCCGAACCTGCATGAGGAGCGCATCTCCGGGATGCTGGAGCACTACGACTTCGTCAATCCGGACATCATGAGCTATTTCAAGCGCCGCCTGGCGCAGGCGCCGCGCGATGCCGGCTTTGCGCTCGATTACGTCAAGGCGCACGCCACGACGCCGGAGCAGCGCGCGCAGGTCTGCAATGCGCTGATCTTCAAGACCAACGTGCTGTGGGTGCAGCTCGATGCGCTCCAGCACGCCTATGTCGAAGGCAACATTCCGCCGGGCGCGTTCGTGCCCAAAGCAGGTTGA
- the pqqA gene encoding pyrroloquinoline quinone precursor peptide PqqA, whose product MAWKAPKIVEVPCGMEINMYVSATRK is encoded by the coding sequence ATGGCCTGGAAAGCCCCCAAGATCGTCGAAGTGCCCTGCGGCATGGAAATCAACATGTATGTGAGCGCCACCCGCAAGTAA
- the tarD gene encoding D(-)-tartrate dehydratase: MSVRIVDVREITKPISSPIRNAYIDFTKMTTSLVAVVTDVVRDGKRVVGYGFNSNGRYGQGGLIRERFAARITEADPKSLLNAAGDNLDPDKVWAAMMTNEKPGGHGERSVAVGTIDMAVWDAVAKIAGKPLFRLLAERHGLTANPRVFVYAAGGYYYPGKDLSMLRAEMRGYLDRGYNVVKMKIGGADIDEDRTRIEAVLKEIGKDAQLAVDANGRFNLETGIAYAKMLRDYPLFWYEEVGDPLDYALQAALAEFYPGPMATGENLFSHQDARNLIRYGGMRPDRDWLQFDCALSYGLCEYQRTLEVLKTYGWSPSRCIPHGGHQMSLNIAAGLGLGGNESYPDLFQPYGGFPDGVRVENGHITMPDLPGIGFEGKSDLYKEMKALAE; this comes from the coding sequence ATGTCCGTCCGCATCGTCGACGTCCGCGAAATCACCAAGCCGATCTCGTCCCCGATCCGCAACGCCTATATCGACTTCACCAAGATGACGACGAGCCTCGTTGCCGTCGTCACCGACGTGGTGCGCGACGGCAAGCGTGTGGTCGGCTACGGCTTCAATTCCAACGGCCGCTACGGGCAGGGCGGCCTGATCCGCGAGCGTTTTGCCGCGCGCATCACCGAGGCGGATCCGAAGTCGCTGCTCAACGCTGCCGGAGACAATCTCGACCCCGACAAGGTCTGGGCCGCGATGATGACCAATGAGAAGCCGGGTGGTCACGGCGAACGCTCGGTCGCGGTCGGCACCATCGACATGGCGGTGTGGGATGCTGTTGCGAAGATCGCGGGCAAGCCGCTGTTTCGCCTGCTCGCCGAACGTCACGGCCTGACAGCCAATCCGCGCGTGTTCGTCTACGCCGCCGGCGGCTATTACTATCCCGGCAAGGACCTCTCGATGCTGCGGGCTGAGATGCGCGGCTATCTCGATCGCGGCTACAACGTCGTGAAGATGAAGATCGGCGGCGCCGACATCGACGAAGACCGCACCCGCATCGAGGCGGTGCTGAAAGAGATCGGCAAGGACGCGCAGCTCGCCGTCGACGCCAACGGCCGCTTCAACCTCGAGACCGGCATCGCCTACGCCAAGATGCTGCGCGATTATCCCTTGTTCTGGTACGAGGAGGTCGGCGATCCCCTCGACTACGCGCTGCAGGCAGCGCTTGCCGAGTTCTATCCCGGCCCGATGGCCACCGGCGAGAATCTCTTCAGCCACCAGGACGCCCGCAACCTCATCCGCTACGGCGGCATGCGCCCCGACCGCGACTGGCTGCAATTCGACTGCGCGCTGTCCTACGGCCTGTGCGAATACCAGCGCACGCTGGAAGTGTTGAAGACTTACGGCTGGTCCCCGAGCCGCTGCATCCCGCACGGCGGCCACCAGATGTCGCTCAACATTGCAGCCGGCCTCGGCCTCGGCGGCAACGAAAGCTACCCCGACCTGTTCCAGCCCTATGGCGGCTTCCCCGACGGCGTCCGCGTCGAGAACGGCCACATCACCATGCCCGATCTCCCCGGCATCGGCTTCGAAGGCAAGTCCGATCTCTACAAGGAGATGAAGGCGTTGGCGGAGTAG
- a CDS encoding MmgE/PrpD family protein: MTALCDYMSAAKSRALPPDVAEQAKHHILDSLASMISGSELPPGQAAQRYIRANATQGSSTVAGTAMTASPVEAALANGVMAHADETDDSHSPSRSHPGCSVIPAALALGEHLGIEGGHFLRAVTLGYDVGTRVVVAMGGADFSYDSLLSTHSISGTFCASAAAACVAGFDAQRMRWVLDYAAQQSSGFIVWRRDVDHIEKGFVFAGMPARNGVTSALLVRSDWNGVDDVFSGPDNYFQAHAPKATLGKLVDKLGERYEIAGTDIKKWTVGSPIQGPLDAIYAIRGRHAFEAKEVSRVTVRLAPPVAEIVDNRDIPDICLQHMVAVMLLDKTASFHAAHDKPRMQDAAVLQMRAKVNLVRDEELAKLLPVRVAVVEIELADGSKLSERVTAVRGTPRNPMTREEVIDKARDLIAPVVGRDKSEQLVKSVYEIEAVTDIRSLRSLIQRT, translated from the coding sequence ATGACGGCGCTGTGCGACTACATGAGCGCCGCCAAGTCCCGGGCCCTGCCGCCCGACGTCGCCGAACAGGCCAAGCATCACATCCTCGACTCGCTGGCGTCGATGATCTCGGGATCGGAGCTGCCGCCCGGCCAGGCGGCGCAGCGCTATATCCGCGCCAATGCCACGCAGGGCTCTTCGACTGTGGCCGGCACTGCGATGACGGCTTCGCCGGTCGAGGCCGCGCTCGCCAATGGCGTGATGGCGCATGCCGACGAGACCGACGATTCCCACAGCCCGTCGCGCTCGCATCCGGGCTGTTCGGTCATCCCCGCAGCCCTTGCGCTCGGCGAGCATCTCGGCATCGAGGGCGGGCATTTCCTGCGCGCGGTGACGCTCGGCTACGATGTCGGCACGCGCGTGGTGGTGGCGATGGGCGGAGCCGATTTCAGCTATGACAGCCTGCTCAGCACGCACAGCATCTCCGGCACGTTCTGCGCCTCCGCGGCAGCCGCCTGTGTCGCCGGCTTCGACGCACAGCGGATGCGCTGGGTGCTTGATTATGCCGCGCAACAATCCTCCGGCTTCATCGTGTGGCGGCGCGATGTCGACCATATCGAGAAAGGCTTTGTGTTTGCCGGCATGCCGGCGCGCAACGGCGTCACCTCGGCGCTGCTGGTGCGCTCGGACTGGAACGGCGTCGACGACGTGTTCTCGGGGCCGGACAATTACTTCCAGGCTCATGCGCCAAAGGCCACGCTCGGCAAGCTCGTGGACAAGCTCGGCGAGCGCTACGAGATCGCAGGCACCGATATCAAGAAGTGGACGGTGGGCTCGCCGATCCAGGGCCCGCTCGATGCGATCTACGCCATCCGCGGCAGGCACGCGTTCGAGGCCAAAGAGGTCAGCCGCGTGACGGTGCGCCTCGCGCCGCCGGTCGCGGAGATCGTAGACAATCGCGACATCCCCGACATCTGCCTGCAGCACATGGTCGCCGTGATGCTGCTCGACAAGACCGCGTCGTTCCACGCCGCACACGACAAGCCGCGCATGCAGGATGCAGCCGTCCTGCAGATGCGGGCCAAGGTGAACCTGGTGCGCGACGAGGAGCTTGCAAAGCTGTTGCCGGTGCGCGTCGCCGTGGTCGAGATCGAGCTTGCCGACGGAAGCAAGCTCTCCGAGCGTGTCACCGCCGTGCGGGGCACACCGCGCAACCCGATGACGCGCGAAGAGGTCATCGACAAGGCGCGCGACCTGATCGCGCCGGTGGTGGGGCGGGACAAGTCGGAGCAATTGGTGAAGTCGGTCTATGAGATCGAGGCGGTGACCGATATAAGGAGCTTGCGGTCACTCATCCAACGCACCTGA
- a CDS encoding DUF418 domain-containing protein, which translates to MTSNSAAVPRPTPPAERIDAIDVLRGIALFGVMAINLVMEFRVSIFDQFLGPRMLASPIDRAIETILTEAVELKAFALFSLLFGAGLAIQFDRLASSERRIVLLVRRLAVLLVFGVIHLCLIWNGDILTEYALAGFIVLPFLFGPRWLLTLAALLSLALYLAMQAFPPVGLFPSRAAIWQDVMDANRIYATGGLLDVLAFRLREIPLIASLHAFVFLRTIGLFLVGALAWRSRIVQNPRGLFAIALPAIGLGAGLLYRGIEPLGTILLALGYGAAILFAASFERGKKLLGWAAPLGRMAFTNYVAQSVIFGWIFYGYGLGQFGRLGITPALAIGLIVYAAQVRFSTWWLRHYRYGPLEWLWRSLMYGVRQPMVVADATMRTQLSSRTSEAQIRDP; encoded by the coding sequence ATGACGTCCAACAGCGCCGCGGTCCCCAGGCCGACGCCCCCCGCGGAGCGGATCGATGCCATCGACGTGCTGCGGGGCATCGCCCTGTTCGGCGTCATGGCCATCAACCTGGTGATGGAATTCCGCGTTTCGATCTTCGACCAGTTTCTCGGCCCCAGGATGCTGGCCTCGCCAATCGATCGCGCCATCGAGACGATCCTGACGGAGGCCGTCGAACTCAAGGCATTCGCGCTGTTTTCGCTACTGTTCGGCGCAGGGCTCGCCATTCAATTCGACCGCCTCGCAAGCAGTGAGCGCCGCATTGTGCTGCTCGTCCGCCGGCTCGCGGTGCTGCTGGTGTTCGGCGTCATTCATCTGTGCCTGATCTGGAACGGCGACATTCTCACCGAATATGCGCTGGCCGGGTTCATCGTGTTGCCGTTCCTGTTCGGTCCGCGCTGGCTGCTGACGCTTGCCGCGCTGCTGTCCCTCGCGCTGTATCTGGCCATGCAGGCCTTTCCGCCCGTCGGATTGTTTCCGAGCCGGGCCGCGATCTGGCAGGACGTTATGGACGCCAACCGCATCTATGCGACGGGCGGCCTCCTCGACGTGCTGGCGTTTCGCCTGCGCGAAATTCCCCTCATCGCCTCCCTGCACGCCTTCGTCTTCCTGCGCACGATCGGGCTGTTTCTCGTCGGCGCGCTCGCCTGGCGTAGCCGCATCGTGCAAAATCCGCGCGGCCTGTTCGCCATCGCGCTCCCCGCGATCGGCCTCGGCGCGGGCCTGCTTTATCGCGGCATCGAGCCGCTCGGCACCATCCTGCTGGCGCTGGGCTATGGCGCCGCCATCCTCTTCGCTGCAAGTTTCGAGCGCGGCAAGAAGCTGCTCGGCTGGGCCGCACCGCTCGGCCGGATGGCCTTCACCAACTACGTCGCACAATCCGTCATCTTCGGCTGGATCTTCTACGGCTATGGCCTCGGCCAGTTCGGCCGGCTCGGCATCACCCCGGCGCTTGCCATCGGCCTCATCGTCTACGCCGCACAGGTCCGCTTCAGCACCTGGTGGCTGCGCCACTACCGCTACGGCCCGCTCGAATGGCTATGGCGATCGTTGATGTATGGCGTTCGGCAGCCGATGGTGGTGGCGGATGCCACGATGCGAACTCAACTGTCGTCCCGGACAAGCGAAGCGCAGATCCGGGACCCATAA
- the pqqE gene encoding pyrroloquinoline quinone biosynthesis protein PqqE, which yields MSDVLPTIPPDASDSLAVLEKSRSTAETFGIPLAVLLEITHRCPLQCPYCSNPVELDRSGKELTTDEWKKVLSELAEIGVLQVHFSGGEPTARKDLVELVKHASDVGLYTNLITSAVLLTRERLGELADAGLCHVQISFQGIEEGLADRVAGYKGGHRKKLEVAKWTRELDLPLTVNAVMHRQNLHQLPDIIQMSIDLDADRLEVANVQYYGWALKNRAALMPTVAQLDECTRIVEEARERLKGTLAIDYVVPDYYALRPKKCMGGWGRQFFNISPAGKVLPCHAAESITGLDFESVRSNHSIAWIWQNSDAFNRYRGTGWMKEPCKTCEFREIDFGGCRCQAFALTGDAANTDPACALSPLHETIFKQAEREAEGETNRFLYRNFAGGTLESGNDA from the coding sequence ATGAGCGATGTGCTCCCGACCATCCCGCCCGACGCCAGCGACAGCCTCGCGGTGCTGGAGAAGAGCCGTTCGACGGCGGAGACGTTTGGTATTCCGCTCGCCGTGCTGCTCGAGATCACCCATCGCTGCCCGCTGCAGTGCCCCTATTGCTCCAACCCGGTCGAACTCGATCGCTCGGGCAAGGAGCTGACCACCGACGAATGGAAGAAGGTGCTGAGCGAGCTCGCCGAGATCGGCGTGCTCCAGGTGCATTTCTCCGGCGGCGAGCCGACCGCGCGGAAGGATCTGGTCGAGCTGGTCAAGCATGCCAGCGACGTCGGGCTCTACACCAACCTCATCACCTCGGCCGTGCTGCTGACGCGCGAGCGGCTCGGCGAGCTTGCCGATGCCGGGCTCTGCCACGTGCAGATCTCCTTCCAGGGCATCGAAGAGGGGCTCGCCGACCGCGTCGCCGGCTACAAGGGCGGCCACCGCAAGAAGCTCGAAGTGGCAAAATGGACCCGCGAGCTCGATTTGCCGCTCACCGTGAATGCGGTGATGCACCGGCAGAATTTGCATCAGCTTCCCGACATCATCCAGATGTCCATCGATCTCGACGCCGACCGGCTCGAGGTCGCCAACGTCCAGTATTACGGCTGGGCGCTGAAGAACCGCGCCGCGCTGATGCCGACGGTGGCGCAGCTCGACGAATGCACGCGCATCGTCGAGGAGGCGCGCGAACGGCTGAAAGGCACGCTCGCGATCGACTATGTCGTGCCGGATTACTACGCGCTGCGGCCGAAGAAGTGCATGGGCGGCTGGGGCCGGCAGTTCTTCAACATCTCGCCCGCCGGCAAGGTGCTGCCCTGCCACGCCGCCGAGAGCATCACCGGGCTCGACTTCGAGTCGGTGCGCTCCAATCATTCGATCGCCTGGATCTGGCAGAACTCCGACGCCTTCAACCGCTATCGCGGCACCGGCTGGATGAAGGAGCCGTGCAAGACCTGCGAATTCCGCGAGATCGATTTCGGCGGCTGCCGCTGCCAGGCCTTTGCGCTGACGGGCGATGCCGCCAACACCGACCCGGCTTGCGCGCTGTCGCCGCTGCACGAGACCATCTTCAAGCAGGCCGAGCGCGAGGCGGAGGGCGAAACCAATCGCTTCCTCTATCGCAATTTTGCCGGCGGCACTCTGGAATCCGGGAATGACGCCTGA
- the pip gene encoding prolyl aminopeptidase, giving the protein MTPDADAAASARRADPFAPLTSEMVDVGDGHELHVESVGRADGIPAIYLHGGPGSGCQPDHRRLFDPERMHAVLFDQRGCGRSRPKGSREHNTTAHLIADMEKIRERFGIARWMVVGGSWGATLALAYAQAHPERVSGIALRATFLGTQAEVETAFTSRLAQFYPTLHEDFLSVLPPEERAQPVQAYYRRILDADPAVHGPASRAWHDTERALSEHKPAKTRIDLGSLNVWRTLPATPFMEAHYFVNNSFMSEDQLLRNAPRLAGIPGIIVQGRYDLLCPPETSQALSKVWPGSEVRIVEEAGHSLYDAGVRDAVMKSIADLASKMPR; this is encoded by the coding sequence ATGACGCCTGACGCCGACGCGGCCGCATCGGCCAGACGTGCCGATCCCTTTGCGCCGCTGACCTCCGAGATGGTGGATGTCGGCGACGGCCACGAGCTCCATGTCGAGAGCGTCGGCCGCGCCGACGGCATCCCTGCGATCTACCTCCATGGCGGGCCGGGCAGCGGCTGCCAGCCGGATCATCGCCGGCTCTTCGATCCCGAGCGCATGCATGCCGTGCTGTTCGACCAGCGCGGTTGCGGCCGCAGCCGTCCGAAGGGCTCGCGCGAGCACAACACGACGGCGCATCTGATCGCGGACATGGAGAAGATCCGCGAAAGGTTCGGCATCGCACGCTGGATGGTGGTCGGCGGCTCCTGGGGTGCCACGCTGGCGCTGGCCTACGCGCAGGCTCATCCCGAGCGCGTCTCCGGCATTGCGCTGCGCGCGACCTTCCTGGGCACGCAGGCAGAGGTCGAGACCGCCTTCACCTCGCGGCTGGCGCAGTTCTATCCAACGCTGCACGAGGATTTTCTGAGTGTTCTGCCGCCGGAGGAACGCGCGCAGCCGGTGCAAGCCTATTATCGCCGCATCCTCGATGCCGATCCGGCCGTGCACGGACCTGCCTCGCGTGCCTGGCACGACACCGAACGCGCCCTGTCGGAGCACAAGCCGGCCAAGACACGCATCGACCTTGGCTCGCTCAACGTCTGGCGCACGCTGCCGGCGACGCCGTTCATGGAGGCGCATTATTTCGTCAACAATTCCTTCATGAGCGAAGACCAGTTGTTGCGAAACGCTCCCCGGCTCGCCGGCATTCCCGGCATCATCGTGCAAGGACGCTACGACCTGTTGTGCCCTCCTGAGACATCTCAGGCGCTCTCGAAAGTTTGGCCGGGTTCCGAGGTCAGGATCGTGGAAGAAGCCGGACATTCGCTCTATGATGCCGGCGTGCGGGACGCGGTCATGAAGTCGATCGCCGACCTCGCGTCTAAGATGCCACGCTAG
- a CDS encoding glutathione peroxidase — translation MSAIYDFKANSLAGDEVALRQFEGQVLLIVNTASKCGFTPQYRGLEDLHRDLSPRGFSVLGFPCNQFGAQEPGQAAEIQTFCSTNYDVTFPLFEKIDVNGAHAHPLYEYLKRQQSGLLGASIKWNFTKFLVDRAGHVIARYAPTARPEGLRQKIETLL, via the coding sequence ATGTCCGCGATCTACGACTTCAAGGCCAATTCGCTTGCCGGCGACGAAGTCGCCCTGCGCCAGTTCGAGGGGCAGGTGCTCCTGATCGTCAACACCGCGAGCAAATGCGGCTTCACGCCGCAATATCGCGGGCTGGAGGATCTGCATCGCGATCTCTCGCCGCGCGGCTTCTCGGTGCTCGGCTTTCCCTGCAACCAGTTCGGCGCGCAGGAGCCGGGGCAGGCCGCCGAGATCCAGACGTTCTGCTCGACCAATTACGACGTCACCTTTCCGCTGTTCGAGAAGATCGACGTCAACGGCGCCCACGCGCATCCCCTGTATGAGTACCTGAAACGCCAGCAATCCGGCCTGTTGGGCGCCTCCATCAAATGGAATTTCACCAAATTCCTGGTGGACCGTGCCGGCCACGTGATCGCGCGCTATGCGCCGACCGCGCGGCCGGAAGGATTGCGGCAGAAGATCGAGACCCTGTTATGA